Proteins from a genomic interval of Heteronotia binoei isolate CCM8104 ecotype False Entrance Well chromosome 7, APGP_CSIRO_Hbin_v1, whole genome shotgun sequence:
- the LOC132574982 gene encoding thymosin beta-4, with translation MSDKPDMAEIEKFDKSKLKKTETQEKNPLPSKETIEQEKQAGES, from the coding sequence ATGTCTGACAAACCAGATATGGCTGAAATCGAGAAATTTGATAAGTCTAAGTTGAAGAAGACAGAAACGCAAGAGAAGAACCCACTGCCTTCAAAAGAAACAATTGAACAGGAGAAGCAAGCGGGTGAATCGTAA